The Geoalkalibacter sp. genomic sequence ATCACCCGAAAATCGTCGGGCTATGATGCGTCCATGCTTTCGCCGGCCAAGCTGGCCCTGGTGCTGGGCGCGATAGTGTTTTTGGGGGAAGGCGGCGTCCATTTTCTTGTGGAAACCTACGGTCCCCTCGACCCCTGGGCACGCTCCCTGCTCGATGCCGGCATTCTGCTGCTGGCCCTTGTTCCCGTCTATTTCTTTGTCTATCGCCCCTTTTGGCGCGCCAGAGCCGCTTCCAACGAAGAGGTGCGCACGCTGAGCCGCCAGCTGGTGCGGGTCGCCGAGGCCGAGCGCGAGCGCCTGGCGCGCGATCTGCACGACGATGCCGGTCAGTATCTGGCCGCTCTCAAGCTGGCGGTGGCGACCCTGGAGCGCACCCCCGGCGCCGAACAGCCCGCGATTTTTCAGCAGACCCAACGCCTCGACCGCTTGATCGATCAGACCCGCGAGCGGGTCCACGAGGTCGTCACCACCCTGCGACCCCCGGATCTCGACGCCAAGGGCCTGGTCGGCGCCCTGGAGGATCTAGTCGACCAGTGCCGCAAGCGCTTTCCCCAGACCAGGCTGGATTTTGTCACCCAGGGATGCGAGGGGCGCATGGATCCCGACATCGACACGGCCCTCTACCGGATCTGCCAGGAAGGCATGTGCAACGCCGTGCGCCATGGCAAGGCCGAACACGTCCACGTCGAATTCCTGTGCGATCCCGACGAGTTGCGGTTGCGCGTGCAGGACGACGGGCAGGGTTTCGCTGTGGTCGAATCCCCCGAAACAGTCGACCATGTCGGCGGTGTCGGTTTGATGGGCATGCGCGAACGTCTGGCTCTGGTCGGCGGCA encodes the following:
- a CDS encoding sensor histidine kinase, with the translated sequence MKGPAIATKIHLPGKITRKSSGYDASMLSPAKLALVLGAIVFLGEGGVHFLVETYGPLDPWARSLLDAGILLLALVPVYFFVYRPFWRARAASNEEVRTLSRQLVRVAEAERERLARDLHDDAGQYLAALKLAVATLERTPGAEQPAIFQQTQRLDRLIDQTRERVHEVVTTLRPPDLDAKGLVGALEDLVDQCRKRFPQTRLDFVTQGCEGRMDPDIDTALYRICQEGMCNAVRHGKAEHVHVEFLCDPDELRLRVQDDGQGFAVVESPETVDHVGGVGLMGMRERLALVGGTLHVESRQGRGTLIEALIPLREGRRP